One segment of Castanea sativa cultivar Marrone di Chiusa Pesio chromosome 3, ASM4071231v1 DNA contains the following:
- the LOC142629770 gene encoding equilibrative nucleotide transporter 1 — MGFTTTANDGDSESTVLLTTTPTSPTTTAAAPIPKDKFHLAYIIYFTLGCGYLLPWNAFITAVDYFTYLYPDASVDRIFAVAYMLIGLICLVVIILYSNKSHAFVRINAGLGLFVVALLIVPLLDVFYIRGRVGLYDGFYVTVAATGLCGFADALVQGGVIGAAGEMPERYMQAVVAGTAASGVLVSLLRILTKAVFSQDEEGLRSSANLYFSVSIVVMAICIVFYNVAHKLPVMRYYTDLKVLAVNVEKEEKGPLTGPVWRATLWNIVGNVKWYGFGIVLIYIVTLSIFPGYITEDVHSEVLKDWYSILLITGYNVFDLIGKCLTPVYFLKSAKVAIGGCVARLLFFPLFYGCLHGPALFRTEIPVTFLTCLLGLTNGYLTSVLMIMAPKVVPLQHAETAGIVIVLFLVLGLAIGSIVSWFWII; from the exons ATGGGTTTCACCACCACAGCCAACGACGGAGACTCCGAATCAACCGTCCTCTTAACCACCACTCCAACTTCCCCAACCACCACCGCCGCCGCCCCAATCCCCAAAGACAAATTCCACCTCGCCTACATAATCTACTTCACACTCGGCTGCGGCTACCTCCTCCCATGGAACGCCTTCATCACCGCCGTCGACtacttcacctacctctacccCGACGCCAGCGTCGACCGCATCTTCGCCGTCGCCTACATGCTCATCGGCCTAATCTGCCTCGTCGTCATCATCCTCTACTCCAACAAGTCCCACGCCTTCGTTCGCATCAACGCCGGCCTCGGCCTCTTCGTCGTCGCGCTCCTTATCGTCCCCCTGCTGGACGTGTTTTACATCCGGGGCCGGGTCGGGTTGTACGACGGGTTTTACGTCACGGTCGCGGCAACGGGTCTCTGCGGCTTCGCCGATGCGTTGGTCCAGGGTGGTGTCATCGGCGCCGCCGGTGAAATGCCTGAGCGTTACATGCAAGCTGTTGTTGCTGGCACCGCCGCTTCAG GGGTCCTTGTTTCTCTTCTACGGATCCTAACCAAAGCTGTATTCTCGCAAGATGAAGAAGGCCTTAGAAGCAGTGCGAATCTCTATTTCTCTGTTAGTATTGTGGTTATGGCCATATGCATTGTTTTTTACAATGTAGCTCATAAGCTTCCGGTTATGAGGTACTACACTGACTTGAAGGTTCTAGCTGTGAATgtggaaaaagaagagaaaggtcCCCTGACTGGGCCTGTTTGGAGAGCAACCCTGTGGAACATAGTAGGAAATGTGAAGTGGTATGGATTTGGCATTGTTCTAATCTACATTGTGACTTTGTCAATATTTCCGGGATATATCACAGAGGATGTGCATTCTGAGGTTCTCAAGGATTGGTACTCGATCCTTCTCATCACTGGTTACAATGTGTTTGATCTGATTGGCAAGTGTCTCACTCCAGTATATTTCCTTAAAAGTGCAAAGGTTGCGATTGGTGGATGTGTTGCAAGATTGTTGTTCTTTCCTCTTTTCTACGGCTGCTTGCATGGTCCCGCATTATTCCGAACAGAGATTCCGGTGACCTTCCTGACTTGCCTTTTGGGGCTTACAAATGGATACTTAACTAGCGTTTTGATGATAATGGCTCCCAAAGTTGTCCCATTACAACATGCAGAGACTGCAGGGATTGTGATTGTATTATTCTTAGTTTTAGGTCTGGCCATTGGTTCAATTGTATCTTGgttttggataatttga